The following DNA comes from Nerophis ophidion isolate RoL-2023_Sa linkage group LG16, RoL_Noph_v1.0, whole genome shotgun sequence.
tatatatatatgtatatatatatacatatatatatatatacatatatatatatatatgtatatatatatgtatatatatatatatatatgtatatatgtgtgcttgggtcctatttttatgaacactaatatatataaaagaaaaaaatgttctaCTGTATAtctgttctgttttataaattggtttgagattttttttttaatcattattcatcagactacctttcagttttgtaaatattgactgtagtgtgtgaagtcctactttgggtcaaaatgtatttgagagttaggccatccagttagaataaatgttatgttgttggttgataaaatctggatgaaggatgttttattttattttattcctttatttttatttttatttttcagttttcccccctgagggattgccaccttattgtggtcagggggtttgcgtgcctcagtgaccgtaagagctataccagcaggagcttagtcttcaggtgggacacccaagttggacaggtctgaaggtagaggcctgacaaagtgcaatccactactccaggatGGGGTTGGACACGTAGCTAAAGACCCACTTatatgaagaaagcatcgttactataagcacagaaaaaaaagtgctggagcatgatgtgtacacatgatccccccttcacatttctgactgccccctcatataagcatgcctagaaccgcccctgcctccttctccccttttatacagcgtgaggagaaatgttaattgtgtaccagtgcgcgatccacacacctgctctTGACCTGGCACACCCTtactctccgctcggccgcattcttcGCCtcgtcgccgccatcttgggccaggctctagcgtgccctgccccgctgctcgttcgccggctccgcctctccacaattgtaaatcccacattttttattttcatgtacattctggctgtctcatccagtaaaaaaaattaaattccattGCGCTTTTTTAAGGCCGTCTGTCATAACATTATTAGCgttcagtcagacattattgtgaggttttgtattagtgttcataaatataggacccaagcacacatatatacatatatgtatatatatgtatatatgtatatatatagatatatgtatgtatgtgtatatacgtacatgtatccaatatatgtatatatatatatatatatatatatatatatatatatatatatatatatatatatatatatatatatatatatatatatatatatatatatatatatatatatatacatatatatatatatatacatatatatatacatatacatatacatatacatatacatatacatatatatatacatatacatatacatatacatatacatatacatatacatatatatatatatatatatatatatatatatatatatatatatatatatatatatatatatatatatatatatatatatatatatatatatatatatatatatatatatatatatatatatatatatatatatatatatatatatggatgtgtatatatatggatgtgtatgtgtgtgtatgtatttgtatatttatatgtgactGGGACcggcatatatatacatgtgtagatACATACCggccccaagacacattttttttctcaaaatttggccccctcagttaaaataattgcccagagtGACATGGCAAGAAGACCTTTATTCGCATAAATAGGAATGAATGAATAGTGGTTGAAGAATAGACCCTTGTGGAACACCTTCACTGACTAAGCATTCATGATCATAAATTAAGTGTGTGAATACAGCTCTAAATACATATTATATTGATATTGGATTGTTTTTAGGATATGATAGGATATACTTTTCTTCATTTCACAAttgcagtgcaggtttttacatacagtaacagTGGTAAAACGTAatggaaaatttaaaaaataaaataaatacttcatATTGAGCATTGACATGTATGGATAGATGATacactaaaacaaaaaacacgaACATCCGTATTGCACACGCAGAAACACCGACAAGAACAATAGCATGTTCGTAGTCATTTACATAGACTGGGCTATGAATAGAGTAGGTTATACATAGCACAGGTTAATAAGAATAGAATAGATACAAAGTAGATCTGTCATGGAAATAGTGTTTAAAAACAATGGCAGAAAACCAAACAAAATAAAACCCTACTTCAGCACACTCTGGTCAATTGCACTTTTACACTTTAGAAGCTGTTAAAAAATGTTCTCAGAGCTATCATGCATTAATTCTAAGCCCTTCCTGAAAGTCCTACAATAAATCATATTAAGataagaaaaaacaaacagaaaactttAGTGAGTCGGATAACTTATCTAAATATTTACCAAATTATGCAGGGCTTCTAAAGTTTCCGTCGTTTTCTGAGCGAGACAAAACTCTCGCCTTTGTTCTGGATAAGTGAAGCAATTCATCAGGCCGTTCCTTTCAGGTTGAACCCTCAGCACCGATTTTTGCAGATGaatgcagattttttttattctgtctgtctatagttttttttttcccctccagatGGGGTTTTCTATCAACTGTGAAAAAACATCTGCTATCCAGACCTTGTTCAAAGTAGTCCAGGGTTCTGTAGCTTGGAGATGAGGGCAGAATCTGACTTCACCAGAGACAACTTTAGCTACACCTGCACTGTCAGTAAAAAGACAGTATATAAAGCTGCTTTAATTATAAACAGATATTAATTTACAACGGTTTAGCTTCGTGGGTTTTTTTtgcgagtactccggcttcctcccacatcccaAATACAAGCGTGTTGGGTTAATTGGAGACTGTAAATGACTGATTCTTACTCGTGGGTTTTGAATCACAAACCCGTTCTCCGCCGAATATAGATGTGACGCTTGGGAACAAGAATTTTGAACGACTCCTTTAGGAAAACGATGAAAACAGTTTCACAGTTGCAAGTTGTTTATGCTCCAACTCCTTTGTAGTCGAATTCCCTCCCTGCAGAAATTGCTGTTCTTTAAGCTACTTCCTTTGCCTGCGGGTCATGAACTGGAAGTAGAATGCTAGTTGTCTATATTTTTCCACAATTACAAACTTCATGtaatacattttcatattttCGAAATATAATGATTTGATTGGTGTTCAAGGGGATTATTCACACACGCACTGAGAGCGTATGCACTCATGCAAAATCAGTCCAAGAGAAGTGACAAACTATTTGCAGTCACGTTGTTGTTATGATgtgtttttgagccaaggcacatattttgagttgaaaaaatccggagccacaccaccagcagaaatcactaaaaaagcgaaactcagttgacagtaaaaatgtgttgtcgcaattgttggatatgactttaaaccaggggtctcagacacgcggcccgcgggccaattgcgttattctgcggcccccaccttaatatgaaagtttaatgctagtgcagcccgcaagttttatatgaatgccgcttgacagcgttgtgtgcggagctgaaggaatctaccaatcacggtgtgttATGTGGCTCTTgaaggccgaacattgacgtgacttgcgtgatgcaagcagagaaacgttttgccgcttttccactagacccgcacgcgctcttccttccttcctcgcccgcctgctcgctctctctgtcactgtgtgtgtgtctctctctcgctccctccccgggcgccgctgtaaacagtccggGCTGGGGAGACGAGCAGTCCGATGCTTCCGAGGCACTCCGccaaaggaccgagcgacaatagaaaactgtggtgcactgaaccccagcgctgatactccgacagagactCGCTGTGCGattcggacgtgtaacacgttagtcgtgatgttagcccgtttggTGCTAaatgtgctaccgtaactgtaaactccaccccctcccgttggctccagacagagacgatttttgttcTAAAggcccaaaatggctctttcaatgttctgggttccCTTCCCCTGCGTTAGTGAAAAAGcggcaaataaatgataaatgataaatgggttgtacttatatagcgcttttctaccttcaaggtactcaaagcgctttgacactacttccacatttacccattcacaaatgagtgaaatgagtgaaagcgacacaaacgttgccatggagacgagggttttcttacgtgcctggctgcagtcacaccgcgacacctgtccgtcagtcaTAACAGCCCCCAATAACCTGTACCAATTCAAaacgttattttttattttttttattgtttaatttgcgttGCACACATtatttaattctcattttgttcacttgattttgtgttgaaaataaaaataaagacatttaaaaaaaaaaatgtttatattttttttttatcttttcttgcggcccagcctcaaccagactctgcatccagtgtcccccaggtaaattgagtttgagacccctggtttaaagcataaccaagcatgcatcaatatagctcttgtctcaaagtaggtgtactgtcaccacctgtcatatcaccccctgacttattttgagtctattgctgttttcctgtgtgtagtgttttagttcttgtcttgcgctcctattttagtggctttttctctttttttggtatccTCCTGTAGCACTTTCAAGTCTtcatttgagcgatatttcctgtatctactttgttttagcaatcaagaagatttcagttgttcttatccttctttgtggggacattgttgattgtcatgtcatgttcggatgtacattgtggacgccgtctttgctccacagtaagtctttgctgtcgtccagcattcggtttgtgtttactttgcagccagttcagttttagtttcgttctgcatagccttctctaagcttcaattcattttcttaggggcactcaccttttttttttgaatttttcgtTAATGCATTAGTCACCTTTGTatctgcatgctgcctcccgctgtttccgacatctacaaagcaattagctaccggctgccacctactaataaggaagagtattacacgattACTCTACCAcgttctagacagcaccgacacatcattggcagactataattactggtttgcaaaaaacagttttaacccaaataggtgaaatgagataatctcccacggcacaccagactgtatctcacggtactGTAGcgtgttgaaaaacactgatgtagggTATTGAACATGTTTATGTGATCCCTTTGTAGGAAACGACAGAAAAAGCTCAAGTTTTTTACTTTAAGACCCTATGTATTACTCTTTCAAGAGTTGTATTTAACATTGAAAATGTTATTTAACATCATCTGTGGTGAATTACAGTTTTCTCccttggattgatttaaaaaaaaaatattttttatttttacaggaGGTCTGTGATCTCTTAGCGTTCTTTCTTTTTGGGGTTCCCTCAACATAGTAAGCTTCCCGAGAAAATTAAAAAAGTTTTCCCACGCATCTACTTTTTTTTCGCAATCAAGAAAATGTCAGTTgtttttctccttctttgtggggacattgttgatcatcatgtcatgtacattgtggacgccagctctgctccacagtaagtctttgctgtcgtccagcattcggtttttgtttaccttgcagccagttcagttttagtttcgttctgcatagccttccttaaaggcctactgaaatgagattttcttatttaaacggggatagcaggtccattctatgtgtcatacttgatcatttcgcgatattgccatatttttgctgaaaggagttagtagagaacatcgacgataaagtttgcaacttttggtcctgataaaaaagccttgtccttaccggaagtcgcaggcgatgacgtcacaaggatgagggctcctcacgtcctcacattgtttttaatgggagccttcagcagcaagagctattcggaccgagaaaacgacaatttccccaataatttgagcgaagattaaagatttgtggatgatgatattgatagcgaaggactagaaaaaataaataaagtttaaaaaaaggcgattgcattgggacagattcagatgtttttagacacatttactacgataattctgggaaatcccttacctttctattgtgttgctagtgttttagtgagattaaatagtacctgatagtcggaggggtgtgtccacgggtgtcttgaggccagtgtctgagggaagtcgacggcagatacaaggacggcgcaaactccacagatctggtaagaggcgactttgtaacactattttctcaccgaaaactgccggttgacaagtggtcgggaaccatgggacggcgtggcgcagtgggagagtggccgtgcgcaacccgagggtccctggtttaaatcccgcctagtaccaacctcgtcacgtccgttgtgtcctgagcaagacacttcacccttgctcctgatgggtgctggttggcgccttgcatggcagctccctccatcagtgtgtgaatgtgtgtgtgaatgggtaaatgtggaagtagtgtcaaagcgctttgagtaccttgaaggtagaaaagcgctatacaagtacaacccattcatttatttattttcacgttgcgacacagtcagttctctgcgtcagtacattcgcgaacgtgattcacgtgatccaCGTCGCggcacagtcagttctctgcgtcagtacgttcgcgaacgtgattcacgtgattcccgtcgcgacacagtcagttctctgcgtcagtacgttcgcgaacgtaattCACGTGatccacgtcgcgacacagtcagttctctgcgtcagtacgttcgcgaacatgattcacgtgattcacgtcgcgacacagtcagtcccctgtgtcagtacgttcgcgaacgtgattcacgtgattcgcgccagttccactcatggTCGCGACGGAGCTCACCTGAACTAGGAAAGGAacaaatcagttcatgaagtgattcggttcagtacgttcactcaaaagtttcgttcgttcgaacgaatcgttcgcgaacgacacaacagtacctactgatatggaagagctctagacagcaccgacactcaacaacaatacATAGTTTGCAGACtatgattactggtttgcaaaaaaagatttttaacccaaataggtggaattagataatctcccacggcacaccagactgtatctcacggcacactagtgtgcacacagtggttgaaaaactgaTTTATGCCAtgcaatttgtaaaaaaaaatataaatgctaATATTCCCTATGTGCTGAAACACTTCTCAAACTGCATTAACATTGCTGTTTGAATGAAGCTCCTGGGTGCAAATCAGTGCCCTATTTCGCTGAGTATTTTCAGAGCGTATTGGCAGTTCTGTATAGTCTGTTATGAATATTTGATGACAGTGTCTCCTCTCTTCAGCACCCTTTGCAGATGATCTCTTGACCTTCGCACAGCCCAGGCCAAATTAATTATTGAGGGTTGAGCTGTCAATCATGAGTGGAATGGAGAAGCAGGACTATCCATGAACACACCTCACTTACATGTGACAGCATCGCATGCTGATTAGaccaatctaaaaaaaaaacagcttgacAGATGGGAAGATAGATGCATGTGCTgacgaaagaaaaaaaattgaaggTGTCTTTTCATCTCTGTGAAAGAGAGGCAGTGATTGATACACATGGCCTAACATTCTGGATTAATTAAATCCTTTTATCCGTGTTGCATGAAGAATGCTCCGATATAtaccaaatgtttttattgtcTTCTACGACACATCTGTTTCACATCTTCACTTTGTTTTAAGCTCTTGTGTTTTCCAAAGCACGAACACGGCTGTATTGATAAAAGGGATTTATAAGTGTTTCGCTCATTGTGGGGTCCCCGGCCAATGGCATCGGGACCGCAGACACGTGAACATGCTTTGTTTGCTTCGCTTGGGTGGAGCCTCACAGTTGTTTACCAGTGAGCTGTTTTGCTGTGTTTGTGCTACCACTTATCAGCGGAAAAAAATGTTGCACGTCGATATTGTGGAGTTAAGCAGAGTctgtcacttttttttaaaaattctaacCTTAACACTTTTaaggagacctatgatgattttagtctacatttaaaacaattctgTTACGTGCACAGGAGGGTGAAACGGCACAGACAGGAAAGATGTTGTTTaagctgtatttattttatatatatatatatatatatatatatatatatatatatatatatatatatatatatatatatatatatatatatatatatattaggggtgtaacggtatgtgtatttgtattgaaccatttcggtacgggggtgtcgGTCCGGTTCgaaggtgtatcgaacgagtttgtaagctaaagtcttaacaagctgctctgttttctgcctctgtctgagcacccagcattgtcccgcccacacaaccatctgattggttagataccaagccaatcagcagtgtgtattcagtgcaatgtaacagccaatcagcggtgcgtattcagaacgcatgttgtcaatgcttcagcgtcgagcagatatgtgtctagcagcggacatcgtactctccccaaattataaaaaaacacttcccagtcacaactactactagcatcactatgagcccgttgaccttctagaaacttaaactgcagctcagctcgctcgcagttcttgcttgaggtgaaggctaattagcttttagcgtaaccttagctaattttgctgtgtgtgtgcgtgtgtgtgtgcgtgtgttaggggcagcaaagccctgtctgtctgttatttcacatgaactaacatgaagtccatggtgttcagggatgaatagtctctactattgctattgtgctatttttttcagctatagttatattaatcattagtaatgtagcagcctagttttgaatggcagggtccctgctatcacatgttgacaaaaatataacatttacaatataaaagtcaactacaggcttcccaaatgctgtaataaattaagcatgctgagttgacttgaaactgtttaatgttgcactttttatatgtagaagaaaggtttttccattttatttaatcaaatcaacaacttgaggcagtttaatgttgattaacgtgggcagaattattatagtgttcccaatgttaaaaggataacgccattgttcacaaatttggtaaataaataacaaaaaaatgtatattttgttgttttcttaatgtaccgaaaattaaccgaaccgtgacctctaaaccgaggtaccaaccgaaccgaaatttttgggtaccgttacacccctaatatatatatatatatatatatatatatatatatatacacaaattataataataacataaataaacaaggaaatggagtgtgactaaatccGATGTATGGTGTGCGATAAATGTGTGGGGATTACCTGAAGAGTGTGTGTTACCCGGAAGTTTTGAGCGAGAGGCTGTAGTCCAAGTGGTGAAAGAGAATCTCGGAGATCCGTGAGGTCGAGGGGAGGAAAGAGGCGTCaaaagtccgtgtccaggcagGAGGTCGAGATTCAGAAGGCAGCCAGGGAAGCAGAGGGAACACGGGAAGATGAGACACACCCCTCGTGACGCGGAAACAGAGGTACGTTGCTGGAACGACAAGGAGGACacaggacaaaaataaacacGACGGCGGGGGAAACACCAAGAGAGAAAGAGTGGTTAGAGCTTGATATATTTGGCCTACTGTAcaggacaggtagctacgttctggcccgggatagcaggttgtgcaggcttatgaaggcaagTCCCCTGCGCTGATTGCTGGAGATTGACATGCGCCTGGCGTACTCCTGGAAGTGCACTCAGCTCAGCGCCCGCATGAATGCGCATTAGTTTGCACTCGGGCCTTGACAACTTCCTTTGTAGTCGAGATCTGCCGTCTTCAACAGAGGTCCATGACCCCATagtcagagcaaaaggtggctatttgaagaaactacaaaataaaaaatgttttcagttatttcaccttttttttgttaagtacataactccacatgtgttcattcacagttttgatgccttcagtgacaatcaacaatgtaaatagtcatggaaacaaacaaaacacattgaatgagaaggagtgtccaaacttttgacctttATTGTATATTTTTCATAGTATTTATTTTATGGAAGGAATTTGCAGAAGTTCCAGTGGCAGCAGTCTTGCTCAGCAAAGGAGGATGCAGTTTTGCCGACACAGCATGTCCAGAATGATCAAATATGTATGTCTGTCAATCTTTTATGTCAGAAATGtcccactgttaaaaaaaaaaaaaatcgtccaAATCCAACGTTTAGTTTAGTCTAAGTTCACACTGCAGGGCTGGATGtccaattctgattttttttttgtcaaatctgatctttttagtgggagttcacattacaaaaaaaagaaaaaagatttccAATGTGAATGCAATCCGACCCGTCATTAcacgttttgaccaaagaaccaccattacatgtttagtatacaaaaatgaagtgtattaaatgtagaaaaaaaacatgatataaCCCCTTTAAGAGTCTTTATGTTGTTGGTGTCCGATTCTCCTGTTTTCCCGACGTAATTTCTCACCAATTTTTAATCCCTCCATTAATAGTTCcatgtcatgtgttgtgttggatGCAGTTTCCCTTTCAGTCAGATTCTGTACTTCTGTTGCTGTGCATAATTACATTTTGGTTAAAAAGTTTTATAAAATGAATCACACTTGATTTGTAGCTTTGTGTACCTTCTAAGTGAGGTACTGTGTTTTGACCGGTTATTAGATACTCTGAGAGAATCTCTCTCAGGCCATGTCTACATGAGGCCAGAtaactccttaaaggggaacattattacaatttcaaaagggttaaaaacaataaaaatcagttcccaatggctttttgtattttttgaagtttttttcaaaattttaccggtctcggaatatccctaaaaaagctttaaagtgcttgattttcgctatttgcgatgcgactatccatttccctgtgacgtcatacagtgctgccaatgtaaacaaacaatggcgaataccagcgcaagatttagcgacattagctcggattcagactcggatttcagcggcttaagcgattcaacagattacgcatgtattgaaacggatggttggggtatgaaagtattgaagaagaaactgaagctattgagcgaatagctattgacgctattcatagccatagcatggccgaatagctgcgttagcatcgccggtaaaatgtgcggaccgaacgatcaggactttcgcatcttgtgacactggagcagctGAAATCCTTCAattagtaagtgtttttttcgcattaaatgtgggtggaaggaaacgtaatatagttgcaaatgcatctgcaggttatccatacatctctgtgccatgtctgctttagcaccgccggtaaatagcatgttagcatcgattagcatagcatgttagcatcgattaacaggcagtcaacatcaacaaaactcacctttgtgatttcgttgactttatcgttgcaaatgcatctgcaggttatccatacatctctgtgacatgtctgctttagcactgccggtaaatagcatgttagcgtcgattagcgtagcatgttggcatcgattagctggcagtcacgccgcgaccaaatatgtctgattaagcacataagtcaacatcaacaaaactcacctttgtgattttgttgactttatcgttgcaaatgcatctgcaggttatcaatacatctctgtgccatgtctgtcatcgccagtaaaatgtggagacactccagcacattcaatgggggtctggcggcagacactttcgcatctttgggccggtggtgcaacttgaatccctgcctgttagtgttgttacaccctccgacaacacaccgacgaggcatgatgtctccaaggttccaaaatatagtccaaaaaacggaaaataacagagctgagacccaatgtttacaatgtgttgaaaatgaaaatggcggctgtattacctcggcgacgtcacattctgacgccaTCGCCTCCAGAgctataaacagaaaggcgtttaattcgtcaaaattcaccgatttagagttcggaaatcggttaaaaaaatatatggtctttttcctgcaccatcaaagtatatattgacgcttacataggtctggtgataatgttctcctttaattatttagcctaagcaacgtgtcagccacactaaaccctcgtttaaggttcccctccttggataattttttacacgggtaagtgcgccgtctatttcttgaatctccggctctcagctttgtatggactcattgatcatttacaaactgagttcggagaggaagtgacgccagaaaagctgcgccccacacaggaagtgaggtCAGAAAGATCGCGCTGCAGTTTTTTTAACTCGTAACCTGGAggtaaccactggaaagatggaggcg
Coding sequences within:
- the LOC133535680 gene encoding uncharacterized protein LOC133535680 — encoded protein: MGSWTSVEDGRSRLQRKLSRPECKLMRIHAGAELSALPGVRQAHVNLQQSAQGTCLHKPAQPAIPGQNVATCPQRTSVSASRGVCLIFPCSLCFPGCLLNLDLLPGHGLLTPLSSPRPHGSPRFSFTTWTTASRSKLPGNTHSSEPAMEGGEIGRSAEGGGEHAVPAAHERQRRGRLKDTEERAVGERWKLKSDQTGRQAY